From the genome of Medicago truncatula cultivar Jemalong A17 chromosome 2, MtrunA17r5.0-ANR, whole genome shotgun sequence:
ACATTAACGGTGGATCCATTCACCTTCTCCCTTGTGATGCGTTCAATGTGAATCACCCACTTGCGACGGTAAACCTGAGTAACCTTACCTTCACGGCCTTTGAATGTTCCACGAACAACCTGAACTTCGTCGTCTTTGCGAACAGGCATTGAACGGACGTTGTACTTGGATCGGAGATCGGCGGAGAGTGGTGCGCTCATTAAGACACGGCGGACGCTTGATGGCGCCGTGAAATGAGCCTTACGGCTCTTTCTACGGCTGCTGGAGACTCTTGGGTTGAACTTCATTTTCGCTCTCTCACAGATTCAGCTGCTGCTAGTGTTGGCTAGGGTTTCTGTGTTGATTTTTTGCTTGTATTTATTGTATTCGGGTTTGGGTAATTAGGGTTTTGGTTTATGGGCTTCTTGGGTTTCTATTGGGCTTAAACTATACTGGGTTTTGAGGGTATAAGGGTAAGAAA
Proteins encoded in this window:
- the LOC11425151 gene encoding 60S ribosomal protein L26-2, whose translation is MKFNPRVSSSRRKSRKAHFTAPSSVRRVLMSAPLSADLRSKYNVRSMPVRKDDEVQVVRGTFKGREGKVTQVYRRKWVIHIERITREKVNGSTVNVGVNPSKVVITKLRLDKDRKSLLDRKAKGRAAADKEKGTKFAPEDIMQTVD